Proteins from one Tetrapisispora phaffii CBS 4417 chromosome 8, complete genome genomic window:
- the TPHA0H02420 gene encoding uncharacterized protein (similar to Saccharomyces cerevisiae CDC39 (YCR093W); ancestral locus Anc_6.373), with protein sequence MNNFKNFQSFITETNLETLVSNLSDLLYSLDGESLNDMIALILSEILAPGSQNGLQSNLNNSWLTPLNKIGDATKIGECVSQAIVDTANNKINWNRVFNLMSTKYFLNNKKVKLSNASLSSVFSILRSGALIDEFLECDWDLNCKLDIAYLLHKWSISEGCFNLLGLEDMKPVITTTNDLPNDLDLNQKMSLLYFKSIASLNLEIFLLRDEMAENEQLPLYQDFFFQDYNNVPEFLALALILDYKKFVLLTENKATIDELLVTLALQVYEKNQVFMKSLIKKLNTIDNNSEKLVEITSSIANNDKLLISNFINILNEENKLNFIINKMEVGESIKILSAATQVGWKGFDEYIDKNLNINSVAGVLDYLEKICSMNDNNTLDRKSRVFDISSLHKIITKLMNLPMNPQERQMFEKIQLSIIIVFPRIINFGYGNDDAILKNGDLVPIPAEVETEMQSYLQQMYSNELSIKDIIDLLRKLRDSDNSRDQDLFTCMTHAVLAESTFFKDYPLDALATTSVLFGSIILFQLLRGFVLDVAFKVILNFAKEGPESKMFKFAIQAIYAFKMRLVDYPQYCKDLITQIPGLQTQPQVYQAVAEAAALLDQRAATTGPNQKHQVEYIPIKYFFVEELVTGIPQENPSKDTIEKILFLVNNMTEENFDSKIDNIKSLLQPAYSSWFSHYLVTQRAITEPNYHSLYSKIITFIDSDVLYEYMLNTTLKQLLLLISTKEVSSIDKNALKSLSSWLGRITLGVDKPIRHKNIAIRELLLDAHKNNRLEIIVPFVCKIIANVIDSKIFAPPNAWTMGILMLLAELNKKANWKLSLTFEVEVLFKLLSISLAEIEESHYLENIDIVEELAGSLNNVSVEQRHIEQQRQMATIQQYQHHNVSIQNRQSSIPHNNLQGEQQSQSEVGTSNDELFSNLVGSTLFVTHPDLRRVFRMAIAKSVREILPPAIEKSASIAVVTTTRIVSKDFATEVDDSKFKAAAITMVRQLAQSLARTTSIELLKDDIRTTTQSLAPNLTSLIAQPMEELQKAIDENVGIALVIIENAAMDRAMQEIGEHLMQEIAIRHYHKDRRSDQPFLSPNANPYALGLPEPLGLKTAGVTPQQFRIYENFGKFKINNDNVSIPPGAPVGINNQQRNMPQQNLNINQQQQQQPQIFQNYAAGMQPQVNGQIPGDIEQVHRVLVQLMDSLVIQIKENSNKSGLKDLEEQNPIKQIILQILSFIDNSLQRDQLALKVAQAVVNSLFATSDSPLCREVLSIFLEQLCSLSALAKKDVIWWLIYAPDSRKFNTLVINSLLHVNLIIGSDVDTMLSVAINNKIENAVMFTIKLLQENILSDVSIMMRMDFVKTVKALSLINDENVRSFLDEYKSRRIIPIGPEVKISETEKYHAIFTEWVKLLEEVEPNDEITVVFITQLLKKGVLSNTADLTKMMKASLELSISIFKESDPTGEVFVSIDALTKLIICLITYQVFETISISEFIHIIFSVIILVFTKDHEQTGSTFNERPYFRLFSNMLSEWSKLRGHNFVNINDAKIRNEFIKFDSEFYEIFSTYLLALQPLAYPGFSFAFITLLSHRMFLPVMLRLPENKGWENLTLLIIALFKFLDQYTEKEGISNAISVVYKGTLRVMLGISNDQPEYLIENHYELLSHLTASYVQLKNVILSAVPKKMFIPNPYNPQLEMKDIEDCQKNPSVFYDPVLDLHVFKKPVDNYLRIPSNSLFKTILNAVHKKEYVMKNGVGYDYVAVDTKLVRAIVLHIGVEVGIDNEKTSSNVIFNTKSSYYTLLFDLINEGSVELKSQLTEAIVEQLRYPNIHTYWFSYVLKQFFYSQDWGEKTSEIQEIILRNLLERIIVNKPHPWGVTVLFTELLHNKDTKLIDLNCVKSVPEIEKIIKILSQTSGNMKVDAVENTIQAPPIPIL encoded by the coding sequence atgaataattttaaaaattttcaaagttTTATCACGGAAACAAATCTCGAGACATTGGTCTCCAATCTATCTGATCTATTATACTCGTTAGATGGCGAGAGTTTGAATGATATGATTgcattaatattatcagaAATCTTAGCCCCAGGTTCCCAAAATGGCCTTCAATCTAATCTGAATAATAGTTGGTTAACTCCATTAAACAAAATTGGTGATGCTACTAAAATTGGTGAATGTGTTTCACAGGCTATCGTTGACACTGccaataataaaatcaattggAATCGTGTCTTTAATCTGATGTCAACgaagtattttttaaacaataaaaagGTAAAACTATCAAACGCTTCATTAAGTTCTGTTTTTTCAATCTTACGTTCAGGTGcattaattgatgaatttttGGAATGTGACTGGGACTTAAATTGTAAATTAGACATAGCTTATTTGTTGCATAAATGGTCTATATCCGAAGGATGTTTTAACTTATTAGGACTAGAAGATATGAAACCAGTAATTACTACCACTAACGATCTTCCAAATGATCTAGActtaaatcaaaaaatgtcATTATTGTATTTCAAGTCAATTGCTTCTTTAAActtagaaatatttttgttacGAGATGAAATGGCAGAGAATGAACAATTACCATTATATCAAGATTTTTTCTTCCAAGATTATAATAACGTACCAGAATTTTTAGCACTTGCATTGATTTTagattataaaaaatttgttcTATTAACTGAAAATAAGGCTACCATTGATGAGCTCTTGGTTACCTTAGCTTTACAAGTTTATGAAAAGAATCAAGTTTTTATGAAATCACTTATTAAGAAGCTTAATACTATAGATAATAACAGTGAAAAACTTGTAGAAATTACATCTTCTATTgctaataatgataaattattaatttcaaattttatcaaCATATTAAACGAAGAAAACAAactaaattttataatcaataaaatGGAGGTAGGAGAGTCCATTAAAATACTATCCGCCGCAACACAAGTAGGTTGGAAAGGATTTgatgaatatattgataaaaatttgaatatcaaTTCAGTTGCTGGTGTATTGGAttatttggaaaaaataTGTTCTATGAATGATAACAATACACTGGATAGAAAGTCTAGGGTTTTCGACATTTCTTCGTTACATAAAATCATTACTAAATTAATGAACTTGCCTATGAATCCTCAAGAACGCCAAATGTTTGAAAAAATCCAATTatccattattattgtattCCCTAGAATAATCAATTTTGGTTACGGTAATGATGACGccattttgaaaaatgggGATTTGGTTCCAATTCCAGCAGAAGTTGAAACAGAAATGCAAAGCTATCTTCAGCAGATGTATAGTAATGAACTAAGTATCAAAGATATCATCGATCTTTTGAGGAAATTAAGAGATAGTGACAATTCTAGGGACCAAGATTTGTTTACTTGTATGACGCATGCAGTTTTAGCTGAATCgacatttttcaaagattaTCCTTTGGATGCATTAGCTACTACATCAGTCCTATTTGgatcaattatattatttcaattattaagAGGATTTGTATTAGATGTTGCATTCAAGGTTATTTTGAACTTCGCAAAAGAAGGACCAGAATCAAAAATGTTTAAATTTGCAATTCAAGCTATATATGCATTTAAAATGCGTTTGGTTGATTATCCACAATATTGTAAAGATTTAATCACCCAAATTCCAGGATTGCAAACACAACCTCAGGTTTATCAAGCAGTTGCAGAAGCAGCTGCGTTACTAGATCAACGTGCTGCTACTACCGGACCGAATCAAAAACATCAAGTTGAATATATCCCTATCaagtatttttttgttgaagaattagTCACTGGTATACCACAAGAGAATCCTTCAAAAGATACCATTGAAAAAATCTTATTTTTAGTTAACAACATGACCgaagaaaattttgattctaaaattgataatattaaatctttGTTACAACCTGCATATTCTTCCTGGTTTTCACATTACCTAGTCACTCAAAGAGCTATAACAGAACCTAATTATCATTCGTTATACAGCAAAATCATTACGTTTATTGATTCAGATGTACtatatgaatatatgtTAAATACGACATTGAAACAATTACTGCTGTTAATATCAACTAAGGAAGTCAGTTCAATTGATAAGAACGCTTTGAAAAGTTTATCATCATGGTTGGGTAGAATTACTTTAGGTGTCGACAAACCAATAAGACATAAGAATATTGCTATTCGTGAGCTTCTTTTAGATGCacataaaaataatagattgGAAATTATTGTTCCATTTGTTTGTAAAATCATTGCTAATGtaattgattcaaaaatatttgcaCCACCTAATGCTTGGACTATGGGTATTCTGATGCTATTGGCGGAGTTGAATAAGAAAGCAAATTGGAAATTAAGTTTAACGTTCGAAGTGGAAGTCTTATTCAAATTACTCTCCATATCTTTAGCGGAAATAGAAGAATCACATTACttggaaaatattgatattgtaGAAGAATTAGCAGGTAGTTTGAATAATGTTTCAGTCGAACAAAGGCATATTGAACAACAAAGGCAAATGGCAACAATACAACAATATCAACATCATAATGTATCTATTCAAAATAGGCAATCCAGTATCCCGCATAACAATCTTCAAGGTGAACAACAAAGCCAATCTGAGGTTGGTACTTCAAATGATGAGTTATTTTCCAATCTTGTCGGTTCAACTCTCTTCGTCACACATCCTGATTTAAGACGTGTATTTAGAATGGCTATTGCAAAATCCGTTCGTGAGATTCTTCCACCagcaattgaaaaatcagCAAGTATTGCAGTGGtaacaacaacaagaaTAGTTTCGAAAGATTTTGCAACAGAAGTCGAcgattcaaaatttaagGCTGCAGCCATTACTATGGTCAGACAGTTGGCGCAGAGTTTAGCCCGCACCACctcaattgaattattgaaagatGATATCCGCACTACAACTCAATCATTGGCTCCAAATTTGACATCGTTAATTGCACAACCAATGGAAGAGTTGCAAAAAGCTATCGATGAAAATGTTGGAATTGCCCTAGTAATCATTGAAAATGCTGCTATGGATAGAGCTATGCAAGAAATCGGAGAACATTTGATGCAAGAAATTGCCATACGTCATTATCATAAAGACAGAAGATCTGACCAACCATTTTTAAGTCCAAATGCTAATCCATATGCATTAGGATTACCTGAGCCTTTAGGTTTAAAAACCGCTGGTGTAACTCCTCAACAATTCAGAATTTACGAAAACTTCGGTAAATTCAAGATAAACAACGACAATGTATCGATTCCACCAGGCGCACCAGTTGGGATCAATAACCAACAAAGAAATATGCCACaacaaaatttgaatataaatcagcagcagcagcagcaaccacaaatatttcaaaattatgCTGCAGGAATGCAACCTCAAGTTAATGGGCAAATTCCTGGTGATATCGAACAGGTTCATCGTGTGCTAGTTCAATTGATGGATAGCTTGGTTATTcaaatcaaagaaaattcCAATAAGAGTGGTTTAAAGGATTTAGAAGAACAAAATCCGattaaacaaattattcttcaaatattatcGTTTATTGACAATAGTTTACAAAGGGATCAATTAGCATTGAAAGTGGCACAGGCTGTAGTAAACAGTTTATTTGCTACTAGTGACAGTCCGCTGTGTAGAGAAGtattatctatatttttgGAACAATTATGTTCTCTATCTGCACTTGCCAAAAAAGATGTAATCTGGTGGTTGATATATGCCCCTGACAGCAGAAAATTTAACACTTTGGttattaattcattacTACATGTAAACTTGATCATAGGTAGTGATGTGGATACAATGCTATCTGTTGCAATAAATAACAAGATTGAAAATGCAGTAATGTTTACAATTAAATTGTTGCAGGAAAATATCCTTTCAGATGTATCAATCATGATGAGAATGGACTTTGTAAAGACAGTTAAGGCCTTATCGCTGATTAACGACGAAAATGTTAGATCATTTTTAGATGAATATAAGTCAAGAAGAATTATACCAATAGGTCCAGAAGTTAAAATTTCGgaaactgaaaaatatcATGCCATATTCACTGAATGGGTTAAGCTACTTGAAGAAGTCGAACcaaatgatgaaattactgttgtatttattacacagttattgaaaaaaggAGTATTATCAAACACCGCAGATTTAACGAAGATGATGAAAGCGTCTTTAGAATTATCTATTTCgatttttaaagaaagtGACCCAACTGGTGAAGTGTTTGTTTCTATCGACGCATTAacaaaattgataatttgtttaataacGTATCAGGTCTTCGAAACTATTTCCATATCTGaatttattcatattatttttagtgTTATCATCTTAGTTTTCACTAAAGATCATGAACAAACAGGTTCTACATTCAACGAAAGGCCGTATTTTAGACTATTCTCCAATATGTTATCTGAATGGTCCAAACTTCGTGGTCATAATTTTGTCAACATCAACGATGcaaaaattagaaatgaatttataaaattcgATTCTGaattttatgaaatattttctacTTATTTACTAGCCCTGCAACCATTGGCCTACCCAGGATTTTCATTTGCTTTTATCACCTTACTATCTCATAGAATGTTTTTACCTGTTATGTTACGTTTACCAGAGAATAAAGGTTGGGAGAATCTAACACTATTAATAATTGccttatttaaatttttggatCAATATACTGAAAAAGAAGGTATTTCAAATGCCATTTCTGTCGTTTATAAGGGTACATTGCGTGTTATGCTGGGAATATCAAATGATCAACCagaatatttaattgaGAATCATtatgaattattatctCATTTAACAGCATCTTATgttcaattgaagaatgtTATACTTTCTGCTGTACCAAAGAAGATGTTTATTCCGAATCCATATAACCCACAGCTAGAGATGaaagatattgaagattGCCAAAAAAACCCATCGGTATTCTACGACCCAGTTCTTGATCTTCACGTTTTCAAGAAGCCTGTTGATAATTACTTGCGTATTCCTTCTAATTCATTGTTCAAAACTATATTAAATGCTGTGCATAAAAAGGAATATGTTATGAAAAATGGTGTTGGTTACGATTATGTTGCAGTTGATACTAAATTAGTACGCGCCATTGTGTTACATATTGGTGTCGAAGTTGGCATTGACAATGAAAAGACATCATCTAATGTCATTTTTAACACAAAATCCTCATATTACACTTtgttatttgatttaattaatgaagGTTCCGTTGAATTAAAATCCCAATTGACAGAAGCAATCGTTGAACAATTAAGATATCCGAATATACACACTTATTGGTTCAGTTACGttttgaaacaatttttttattctcaAGATTGGGGTGAAAAGACTTCTGAGattcaagaaattattttacGTAATCTGTTAGAAAGAATTATAGTCAATAAACCTCATCCATGGGGTGTTACTGTATTGTTCACGGAATTGTTACATAATAAAGatacaaaattaattgacTTAAACTGTGTTAAATCTGTTccagaaattgaaaagatcATCAAAATTCTCTCTCAAACATCCGGGAATATGAAGGTTGATGCTGTTGAAAACACAATTCAAGCTCCACCTATTCcaattttgtaa
- the TPHA0H02450 gene encoding uncharacterized protein (similar to Saccharomyces cerevisiae YOL036W and YIR016W; ancestral locus Anc_7.121): MEVIPLSGAELKNNSYQLGIKMLELNALHDIKEEEDIELTQLNSNVSSICSRQMPLATSPPLTAHANTSTESIAYSTNGANDTVLIHNETFNNDNSVQLVTSNSKDELNLLPPLPDNSRNDDDISSNSNTNSNEMNMSNNIQNMKTILAENNENVNIHSNDIKNYENLQNDVAGLGLNIADLDQALHSPRNYSEQHFINSTSDSDSNDILDPESIAETSFDLSKALKIPQNFNIQQQGINSPLSGNNILNSTDILSDVNNSVNSNPYDMNTASNNLNINNNNGTLSPIITSPRLLLKKKFSNVMLNSNSGNIANSNIPDDGQSFQPIEFPITSSPADIEHSHSSSSSSHDTSTIASVIKQSRNPSRKISIGSSHSISTNNSMNIHYKNLNQDDLLYNLPIRTNGNPIENIYRTRSDSTSSSMKHMLESAPLESSSSEKRPPLLKRASSALLRKTSMIHISNSNSVQNNNNIKNDISASPSMSTASSFEPPTFEQLSDKLNYIAQTTSNTNNPNFDLQSITSSSYLSRKDDISRNPSIGSRVKRSFSRIISNGGDSVRRVVSNSNLRDESPSPIYMKNSNLSSLSTNHINSSERISSMPVRLSGSGRNASMPSNYRRIGSHGAGITRSFSATDAIKTSSTNISDSRSSSGRSKSSRTGSLKASSSNNGYESNRNNLNNNISQVPDLSKLNINALKVNVEKITKSVPVISVTDDFSSKHSNNYQIQSNIRFDEVYYGKANNEENVIERTSSPTDENGKLPEKLKELTIKEYINLLIKQQDVEDRRLQYLEESFSKSGWSSANDLELLRMKRVAINKKWADRISFYQNKLDA, encoded by the coding sequence ATGGAAGTAATTCCACTTTCTGGTGCTGAATTGAAGAATAACAGTTATCAACTCGGGATAAAGATGTTAGAACTAAATGCATTACatgatattaaagaagaagaagatataGAGTTGACTCAGTTGAATAGCAACGTCTCGTCTATATGTAGTCGACAGATGCCTTTGGCAACTTCACCACCTCTCACGGCCCATGCAAACACATCTACGGAGAGTATAGCATATTCAACTAACGGCGCTAATGATACAGTCCTGATACACAATgaaacttttaataatgataacaGCGTACAGTTAGTGACAAGTAATAGTAAAGATGAATTGAATCTGCTCCCGCCATTACCAGATAACTCACgtaatgatgatgacaTAAGTAGCAATAGCAATACTAATAGTAATGAAATGAATATGAGTAATAATAtccaaaatatgaaaacaATCTTAgctgaaaataatgaaaacgTGAATATACATAGtaatgatataaaaaattatgaaaattTGCAAAATGATGTAGCGGGACTAGGTTTGAATATAGCAGATTTAGATCAAGCTTTGCATTCACCTAGAAATTATAGTGAACAACattttatcaattcaaCTAGTGATTCGGATAGTAATGATATCCTTGATCCAGAATCCATAGCGGAGACttcttttgatttatcGAAAGCATTAAAAATTCCACAAAATTTCAACATACAACAACAAGGTATCAATTCTCCATTGAGTGGTAATAATATCCTTAACAGCACAGATATCCTGTCAGATGTCAATAACTCCGTTAACAGCAATCCATATGATATGAATACTGCATCGAATAATCTTAAcataaacaataataatggtaCATTGTCTCCAATAATAACAAGTCCGAGGTTACtcttgaagaaaaaattctCAAATGTTATGTTGAATTCAAATAGCGGTAACATTgctaattcaaatattccaGATGATGGCCAATCATTTCAACCTATTGAATTTCCAATAACATCATCACCTGCTGATATTGAACACTCCCACTCGTCATCGTCATCGTCACACGACACTAGTACTATTGCAAGTGTCATAAAGCAATCTAGAAATCCatcaagaaaaattagTATAGGAAGTAGCCACTCCATTTCGACTAACAATTCAATGAATAtacattataaaaatttgaaccaagatgatttattatacAATCTGCCAATTAGAACAAATGGAAAtccaattgaaaatatctATCGTACACGTTCTGACTctacttcttcttcaatgaaGCATATGTTAGAATCTGCTCCTCTAGAAAGTTCCTCAAGTGAGAAACGCCCGCCATTACTTAAAAGAGCCTCCAGTGCATTGCTAAGAAAGACGTCGATGATACATATTTCAAACTCTAATAGCGtgcaaaataataataatataaaaaatgatatttcagCTTCCCCTTCAATGAGTACAGCCTCGAGCTTTGAACCACCAACTTTTGAACAATTatctgataaattaaattacatTGCTCAGACAACTTCTAATACTAATAACCCCAATTTTGATTTACAATCAATAACATCTTCATCGTATCTCAGTAGAAAAGATGATATTTCTAGAAATCCATCAATAGGTTCAAGAGTTAAGAGAAGTTTCTCAAGAATTATTAGCAACGGTGGTGACTCAGTTAGAAGAGTTGTTTCGAACTCTAATTTAAGAGATGAATCTCCATCTCCAATATACATGAAAAACTCAAACCTATCTAGTTTGTCCACCAATCATATAAATAGTAGCGAGCGTATATCCAGTATGCCTGTACGACTTTCAGGTTCTGGTAGAAATGCATCAATGCCCTCTAATTATCGGAGAATCGGGTCGCATGGTGCTGGCATCACAAGGAGTTTTTCAGCTACTGATGCTATCAAAACATCCAGCACCAACATTTCAGATTCAAGGAGTTCATCGGGCAGAAGTAAATCCAGCAGAACAGGATCACTAAAAGCCAGTTCTTCTAACAATGGTTATGAATCTAACAGAAACAACcttaataacaatatttcCCAAGTTCCTGACCTAAGCAAGTTAAATATCAATGCATTGAAAGTCAATGTTGAGAAGATTACAAAGTCTGTACCGGTGATCTCTGTCACTGACGATTTCAGTTCAAAACATTCTaataattatcaaattcaatcCAATATACGTTTTGACGAAGTCTACTATGGTAAGGCCAACAATGAAGAAAACGTAATTGAAAGGACTAGTTCACCGACGGATGAAAATGGTAAACTTCCTGAGAAATTGAAAGAGTTGACCATCAAAGAGTACATAAATTTACTGATAAAACAACAAGATGTTGAAGATAGACGTTTGCAATATCTTGAAGAGAGTTTTTCCAAATCCGGATGGTCTTCAGCAAATGACCTGGAATTGTTAAGAATGAAGAGAGTtgcaataaataaaaaatgggCTGATAGGATATCATTCTACCAAAACAAACTCGATGCATAG
- the TPHA0H02430 gene encoding CDC50/LEM3 family protein (similar to Saccharomyces cerevisiae CDC50 (YCR094W) and YNR048W; ancestral locus Anc_6.374), producing the protein MNITSKFKTLIPFISEDSEFEESAVKSNRPPNTAFRQQRLKSWQPILNPRTVLPLLIMIACIFTPAGVGLIISPLSVQDVTINYTDCSSLATTSNFTEIPHKLANYHFKSRVESRPLWKLGESSDGDVICQIKFEVPNNIDKSIYVYYKLTNFHQNHRRYVDSRDWNQLKGHAVKLDDIVNSCKPLRERDEKIVYPCGLIANSMFNDTFSTTLQNEDGEANSYNLTNKKIAWKTDRKRYKKTKYNATEIAPPPNWIKKFPDGYTDDNIPDLSTWEELQVWMRTAGQPDFYKLALKNEQDELYQGTYIMEITDNYPIKSYGGTKSFVLTTITETGGRNISLGVVFIIVAGISIIVAFIFVIKLFLQPRAMGDQAYLNFADEDELKNNSDVFDPEMREIL; encoded by the coding sequence ATGAATATCACGTCAAAATTTAAGACATTGATTCCATTTATAAGTGAGGATTcagaatttgaagaatcaGCAGTCAAATCTAACAGGCCACCAAATACAGCATTCAGACAACAGAGGCTTAAATCATGGCAACCAATCCTTAATCCAAGAACTGTACTTCCCTTATTGATAATGATCGCTTGTATATTTACTCCTGCGGGCGTCGGTTTGATTATTAGTCCATTAAGCGTTCAAGATGtaacaataaattacaCAGATTGCTCTAGTTTGGCTACTACTAGTAATTTTACTGAAATTCCACATAAATTAGCAAATTATCACTTTAAAAGCAGGGTAGAGTCAAGACCATTATGGAAGTTAGGTGAGTCTTCCGATGGGGACGTTATATGTCAGATAAAATTCGAAGTCcctaataatattgataagtCTATATATGTCTATTATAAATTGACTAACTTCCACCAAAATCACCGTAGATATGTGGATTCTAGAGATTGGAATCAACTTAAAGGTCATGCTGTAAAACTGGATGATATAGTTAATAGTTGTAAACCACTAAGAGAAAGAGACGAAAAAATTGTTTACCCATGTGGTCTAATTGCTAATTCTATGTTTAATGATACTTTCTCTACTACTCTTCAAAATGAAGATGGTGAGGCGaattcatataatttaacaaacAAGAAGATAGCATGGAAAACAGATCGTAAAAGGTACAAGAAGACTAAATACAACGCCACTGAGATTGCTCCTCCTCCTAATTGGATAAAGAAATTTCCAGATGGCTATACTGATGACAATATCCCAGATTTAAGTACTTGGGAAGAATTACAAGTTTGGATGAGGACTGCAGGTCAACCTGACTTTTATAAATTAGCTCtaaaaaatgaacaagATGAATTGTATCAAGGCACATATATAATGGAAATTACTGATAATTACCCGATTAAGTCTTATGGAGGAACTAAGTCATTTGTTTTAACTACAATCACAGAAACTGGTGGTAGGAATATATCATTAGGTGTTGTATTCATCATAGTTGCAGGTATATCAATAATAGTGgcatttatttttgtaatcaAACTATTTTTACAACCAAGAGCAATGGGAGACCAAGCTTACTTAAATTTTGCTGATGAAGATGAGCTTAAGAATAATTCAGATGTCTTTGATCCAGAAATGAgagaaatattatga
- the TPHA0H02440 gene encoding alkene reductase, translating into MNFVSGFKPEALGNTNLFKPMKIGNTTVKHRVVMPPLSRMRANEDHVLDKDWTIKYYDQRSKREGTMIIAEGAFPSAQCGGYAGAPGIWSAEQTAQWKKIIQKVHDNKSFMWVQLWVLGRQAPPANMASAGLRFDSPSDLPYQNEKQEAAAKEAGTVQHGITKDEIKQYVADYVNAANNAIAAGAEGVEIHCANGYLLNQFLDPKSNKRTDEYGGSIENRARFPLEVVDAVIAAIGAEKVGIRFSPYGIFGDMSGGDNPMLISQFSYIIGELERRGKEGKRIAYVHVVEPLATDFMLTEGDGILEGVTNDFVFSIWKGPIIRAGNLSLNPAIVREYVKDDRTLIAYGRYFVSNPDIVDRVEKGLPLNNYDQPHFYTMTAEGYIDYPTYDEAIKAGYK; encoded by the coding sequence ATGAACTTTGTCAGCGGATTTAAGCCAGAGGCTTTAGGTAACACCAACTTGTTCAAGCCAATGAAGATTGGTAACACTACCGTCAAGCACCGTGTTGTTATGCCACCTTTATCAAGAATGAGAGCTAACGAAGACCACGTTCTAGACAAGGACTGGACCATCAAGTACTACGACCAACGTTCCAAGAGAGAAGGTACCATGATCATTGCTGAAGGTGCTTTCCCATCTGCTCAATGTGGTGGTTACGCCGGTGCCCCAGGTATCTGGTCTGCTGAACAAACTGCTCAGTGGAAGAAAATCATTCAAAAGGTCCATGACAACAAATCTTTTATGTGGGTCCAATTATGGGTTTTAGGGAGACAAGCTCCACCAGCCAACATGGCCAGCGCTGGTTTACGTTTTGATTCCCCATCTGATCTTCCATACCAAAATGAAAAGCAAGAGGCTGCCGCTAAGGAAGCTGGTACTGTTCAACATGGTATCACTAAGGATGAAATTAAGCAATACGTTGCCGACTACGTTAACGCTGCTAATAATGCTATTGCTGCCGGTGCTGAAGGTGTTGAAATTCACTGTGCTAACGGTTACTTATTAAATCAATTCTTAGACCCAAAATCTAACAAGAGGACTGATGAATACGGTGGATCTATTGAAAACAGAGCTCGTTTCCCATTAGAAGTCGTTGACGCTGTCATTGCTGCTATCGGTGCCGAAAAGGTTGGTATTAGATTCTCCCCATACGGTATCTTTGGTGACATGTCTGGTGGTGACAACCCAATGTTGATTTCTCAATTCTCCTACATCATTGGTGAATTAGAAAGAAGAGGTAAGGAAGGAAAGCGTATCGCTTATGTCCATGTTGTCGAACCATTAGCTACTGATTTCATGTTAACTGAAGGTGACGGTATCTTAGAAGGTGTCACCAACGACTTCGTTTTCTCTATCTGGAAGGGTCCTATCATCAGAGCTGGTAACTTATCCTTAAACCCAGCTATTGTTAGAGAATACGTCAAAGATGATAGAACTTTAATTGCATATGGTAGATATTTCGTTTCCAACCCAGATATAGTCGACCGTGTAGAAAAAGGTTTACCTTTAAACAACTACGATCAACCACACTTCTACACCATGACTGCCGAAGGTTACATTGACTACCCAACGTATGATGAAGCTATTAAAGCTGGCTACAAATAA